A genomic window from Tolypothrix sp. PCC 7910 includes:
- a CDS encoding COG4280 domain-containing protein, which produces MNWEIFLASFAGSLIELVEILGIVLVVGRLAGWQNALVGAGSGIGLTLLVSLILGKSLTLIPVDILRIVAGGFLLAFGQGWTRSIIKYYAGIPKKRKDDEDKLEAELTKEGNQPGWNWFAVVTTFKGALLDSVEVAIAVVTLGAAGSKWLEAVGGATAAAFGLVVVAFLFRTPLNQVPVKPMKFTAAMLLMGFGIYWLSEGLNLELPGGDWAIVWLPVAWGCLMAISALLLRWRVSLQKPEELVS; this is translated from the coding sequence ATGAATTGGGAAATTTTTTTGGCTAGTTTTGCTGGTTCTCTAATTGAATTAGTAGAGATTCTCGGTATAGTTCTTGTTGTTGGTAGGTTAGCAGGTTGGCAAAATGCTTTAGTTGGTGCAGGTAGCGGTATTGGTTTAACCTTGCTAGTCTCCCTAATTTTGGGTAAAAGTTTGACACTCATCCCTGTAGATATCCTGAGAATTGTCGCGGGTGGTTTTTTGCTAGCTTTTGGGCAAGGGTGGACGCGTTCAATCATCAAGTATTATGCAGGTATCCCCAAAAAGCGCAAAGATGATGAAGACAAACTAGAAGCCGAACTAACTAAAGAAGGTAATCAACCTGGCTGGAACTGGTTTGCTGTGGTGACTACCTTTAAAGGAGCGCTGTTAGATAGTGTAGAAGTTGCGATCGCAGTTGTTACCTTAGGCGCTGCTGGTAGCAAATGGCTAGAAGCAGTTGGTGGTGCTACCGCCGCAGCATTTGGTTTAGTTGTGGTAGCATTTTTATTCCGTACCCCACTCAATCAAGTACCTGTCAAGCCGATGAAATTTACCGCCGCTATGCTGCTGATGGGATTTGGTATTTACTGGCTAAGTGAAGGATTAAATCTAGAATTACCTGGTGGCGACTGGGCAATTGTCTGGTTACCTGTTGCTTGGGGTTGCTTAATGGCTATTTCTGCATTGCTTTTGCGCTGGCGAGTTAGTTTACAGAAACCAGAAGAACTTGTCAGTTAA
- a CDS encoding ABC transporter ATP-binding protein, which translates to MLAILRLENVTLQFSQMTVPSVAGVSLVLAPGNILGLLGPSGCGKTTLLRIIAGFESPQRGTVEIAGKLVAGNGYWLTPEQRQIGMVFQDYALFPHLSVAENIAFGLQSVKTRMRQEQVSQLLELVGLTGLEKRYPHELSGGQQQRVALARALAPQPKLLLLDEPLSNLDVQVRSRLREEVSEILKMQGISGIFVTHDQQEALAIADLVAVMHQGTIEQIGTAREIYTQPASRFVAEFVSQANFISAKRRGNLWETEIGCFSLPNQNPEADKGDLMIREEDITLQPDNNGAVAIAARHFLGHEYRYCLRTTSGRKLYARTKSSLELPIGTRVQLSVKRQTLRLFPHC; encoded by the coding sequence ATGTTAGCAATTTTACGCTTGGAGAATGTCACTCTTCAGTTTTCCCAAATGACAGTTCCATCTGTGGCTGGGGTAAGTTTGGTGTTAGCGCCAGGAAATATATTAGGATTACTTGGGCCTTCTGGATGTGGAAAAACTACGCTCCTGCGGATAATTGCTGGGTTTGAATCACCACAAAGAGGAACCGTAGAAATAGCGGGAAAGTTAGTTGCAGGTAATGGTTATTGGCTAACACCAGAACAGCGACAAATTGGCATGGTATTTCAAGACTATGCATTATTTCCACATTTATCTGTGGCAGAGAATATTGCTTTTGGCTTACAGTCTGTAAAAACGAGAATGCGCCAAGAACAAGTATCTCAGTTGTTGGAATTAGTTGGATTAACAGGATTAGAAAAACGCTATCCTCATGAACTTTCTGGAGGTCAGCAACAACGGGTAGCTTTAGCCCGTGCGTTAGCACCACAGCCAAAACTGCTGCTATTAGATGAACCACTTAGTAATTTAGATGTGCAAGTGCGATCGCGCTTACGAGAAGAAGTCTCAGAAATTCTGAAAATGCAAGGAATTTCTGGTATTTTTGTCACCCACGACCAGCAAGAAGCACTAGCGATCGCTGATCTAGTAGCTGTGATGCACCAAGGCACAATTGAACAAATCGGCACAGCACGAGAAATTTATACTCAACCTGCTTCTCGGTTTGTGGCTGAGTTTGTCAGCCAAGCCAATTTTATCAGTGCTAAACGCAGAGGTAATCTCTGGGAAACAGAAATCGGATGCTTTTCTCTACCGAATCAAAATCCTGAAGCAGATAAAGGAGATTTGATGATCCGTGAAGAAGATATCACTTTACAACCCGATAACAATGGTGCAGTGGCGATCGCTGCACGCCACTTTTTAGGCCACGAGTACCGCTACTGTTTACGGACTACCTCAGGAAGAAAGCTATATGCCCGCACAAAATCCTCCTTAGAATTACCAATCGGTACAAGGGTGCAGTTGTCTGTTAAAAGACAAACGTTGAGATTATTTCCCCATTGCTAG
- a CDS encoding iron ABC transporter permease produces MNFSSPPFTIFRSVYSPRSDRPPWFLLTMGGLTAVAIALPLAYLIIRTAGLGTDKLWALVSRPRTLMLLCNSLGVAAASTMLAIAIALPLAFLTLRTDLPGRKFWLIATTLPLAIPDYVGSFALIAAFGPKGSWLQLWLEPLGVQELPEIYGWTGAILGLTLFSYPYILLSVQAGLQGIDPAMEEAAKSLGYNQRQTFLRIVLPILRPSIVAGGLLVALNALQDFGTTSVMRFDTFTRAIFLQYRYTFDRHQAAALGLMLVCVVLLVLWLEHKARSRAAYYSRHMRFLSSSALVRLGAWKLPAILFCCFVTCLSLVLPISVTCFWLVRGLTTTGVSEIVALPKLLELAWHSILAAGLAAIAATVCALPVAILSVRFPSRFTTVIERCSYIGFGLPGIVVAISLVFWGANYLPWVYQTLPMLIFAYLVLFVSQSIGTVRSSLLQVNPQSEESARILGRTPWQTFTAITLPLVLPGVLGGAALVFLTAIRELPATLLLAPIGFSTLATHIWKATESVSYSDAAAGAIFILVISMSSTLLVLSQSRYKTLSIEARRSLQREVD; encoded by the coding sequence ATGAACTTCAGTTCGCCACCGTTCACAATCTTTCGCAGTGTCTATTCTCCCAGAAGCGATCGCCCGCCTTGGTTTCTTTTAACTATGGGAGGATTGACAGCAGTGGCGATCGCTTTACCCTTAGCTTACTTAATTATCCGCACGGCTGGTTTAGGTACAGATAAGTTATGGGCTTTGGTATCGCGTCCTCGTACCCTAATGTTGTTGTGCAACAGTTTAGGCGTGGCTGCGGCTAGCACGATGTTGGCAATAGCGATCGCCTTACCATTGGCATTTCTCACCTTGCGAACTGATTTACCTGGGCGAAAATTTTGGCTGATTGCTACTACTTTACCCCTAGCAATACCCGATTATGTAGGTAGTTTCGCTTTGATTGCCGCTTTTGGCCCTAAAGGTAGTTGGTTGCAACTGTGGCTAGAACCTTTAGGAGTGCAGGAATTACCAGAAATCTATGGTTGGACAGGAGCAATTTTAGGACTAACTTTATTTTCCTATCCTTATATATTGTTGAGTGTGCAAGCAGGGTTGCAAGGTATTGACCCAGCAATGGAAGAAGCTGCTAAAAGTTTAGGGTACAATCAACGCCAAACTTTTTTGCGGATTGTGCTACCGATTCTCCGTCCGTCAATTGTCGCGGGAGGATTATTAGTAGCGTTAAATGCCTTGCAAGATTTTGGCACAACTTCTGTAATGCGGTTTGATACCTTTACACGAGCAATTTTCCTGCAATATCGATATACATTTGATCGCCATCAAGCAGCAGCATTGGGGTTGATGTTAGTTTGTGTGGTATTGCTGGTGTTGTGGTTGGAACACAAAGCGCGATCGCGTGCTGCTTATTACAGCCGTCACATGAGGTTTTTGAGTTCATCTGCGTTAGTTCGCCTGGGTGCGTGGAAACTACCAGCAATTTTATTTTGTTGTTTTGTAACTTGCCTAAGTTTAGTCTTACCAATCAGTGTGACTTGCTTCTGGCTAGTGCGGGGTTTAACAACTACAGGTGTCAGTGAAATCGTAGCTTTACCAAAACTCCTGGAATTAGCTTGGCACTCAATATTAGCAGCTGGATTAGCTGCGATCGCGGCCACGGTTTGCGCCCTACCTGTAGCTATCCTCTCGGTACGTTTTCCTAGCCGCTTTACTACAGTCATTGAGCGTTGTAGCTATATTGGCTTTGGTTTACCAGGAATTGTTGTTGCCATATCGTTGGTATTTTGGGGAGCTAATTACTTACCCTGGGTATATCAGACTTTGCCCATGCTGATATTTGCATATTTAGTATTATTTGTCTCTCAATCTATAGGCACAGTGCGGAGTTCTCTTTTACAAGTGAATCCCCAATCAGAAGAATCTGCCCGAATTTTGGGACGAACACCTTGGCAGACTTTCACAGCTATAACTTTACCGCTAGTGCTTCCGGGAGTACTAGGGGGAGCAGCATTAGTATTCCTCACCGCCATTAGGGAATTACCAGCAACCTTATTATTAGCCCCCATTGGCTTTAGCACCTTAGCTACACATATTTGGAAAGCAACCGAAAGTGTTTCCTACAGCGATGCTGCAGCTGGTGCAATATTTATCCTCGTGATTTCCATGAGTTCCACATTATTAGTACTGTCTCAAAGCCGTTACAAAACACTTTCTATAGAAGCACGTCGGAGTTTGCAACGGGAGGTTGATTAA
- a CDS encoding iron ABC transporter substrate-binding protein gives MMPIRVGQISFLLAGIFVGLGLKTSALAQSKTLTIYSGREEKIMAPLIEKAKKDLGIPIEVRYGDSTELAIALIEEGKNSRADIFYAQDAGSLGAVAKEGRTVPLPSQLLNQVDQKFRSPAGQWIGISGRARVIDYNTKLVKKNELPTSVMQLTDPKWRGKVGWSPTNGSFQSFVTAMRLMQGDQKTLEWLKAMKNNQAKAYSGNSAIVEALGKGEIALGLVNNYYLYRFTKTNPNFPVAIHHTRGDAGALINVAGLAVLNTTDQKSDAEKFVAYMLRPEVQKYLTQQFYEYPLVRGIPVAQQQMPLNKLQSPQMDLSKLSDLKGTLALLQEAGLL, from the coding sequence ATGATGCCAATTCGAGTAGGACAAATCTCATTTTTACTAGCAGGTATATTTGTCGGCTTGGGGTTGAAAACTTCAGCATTAGCTCAGTCAAAAACCTTAACAATTTATTCAGGACGAGAAGAAAAAATCATGGCTCCCCTGATTGAAAAGGCGAAAAAAGATTTGGGGATACCAATTGAAGTCCGCTATGGTGACTCAACAGAATTGGCGATCGCTCTCATTGAAGAAGGTAAAAATAGCCGAGCAGATATTTTTTATGCTCAGGATGCTGGGTCTTTGGGTGCTGTCGCCAAAGAAGGAAGAACAGTACCTTTACCAAGTCAATTACTGAATCAAGTCGATCAAAAATTTCGCTCTCCCGCAGGTCAATGGATTGGCATTTCTGGGCGGGCGCGGGTGATTGATTACAACACCAAACTAGTGAAAAAGAACGAACTTCCCACCAGCGTTATGCAACTGACTGATCCCAAGTGGCGGGGTAAAGTAGGCTGGTCTCCGACTAACGGCTCGTTTCAATCATTTGTAACTGCAATGCGTTTAATGCAGGGGGATCAAAAAACCCTAGAGTGGTTAAAAGCCATGAAAAATAATCAAGCCAAAGCTTATAGCGGTAATAGCGCCATTGTTGAAGCTTTGGGTAAAGGAGAAATCGCCCTGGGTTTAGTTAATAACTATTACTTGTACCGATTTACCAAAACCAATCCTAATTTTCCGGTCGCAATTCACCATACAAGAGGTGATGCTGGTGCGTTAATTAATGTCGCAGGTTTAGCAGTGCTAAATACCACTGACCAGAAAAGCGATGCAGAGAAGTTTGTCGCTTATATGCTCAGACCAGAAGTGCAAAAGTACCTGACTCAACAGTTTTACGAATATCCTTTAGTCAGAGGGATTCCTGTAGCGCAACAGCAAATGCCATTAAATAAGTTGCAATCTCCCCAAATGGATCTCAGTAAATTATCCGACCTCAAGGGAACACTTGCGTTACTGCAAGAAGCTGGTTTGTTGTAA
- a CDS encoding nitrogen fixation protein, producing the protein MENIAVDKTTLCPSARPEPENSVVFGIISGTVAEPRVAYLKQSQVLTDELIAKASPITPGEIFRTAAPCAAKGCQHFDGQDCGLAMRVVEKLPAIAKDLPPCSIRRDCRWWKQEGKAACMRCSQVITDNYNASELAIEVATPTAH; encoded by the coding sequence ATGGAAAACATTGCTGTTGATAAAACTACACTTTGCCCCAGTGCTAGACCAGAACCAGAGAATAGTGTGGTTTTCGGTATTATCAGTGGAACAGTAGCAGAACCACGTGTAGCTTATCTCAAACAGTCCCAAGTACTTACAGATGAACTGATAGCAAAGGCTAGCCCAATTACACCAGGCGAAATTTTTCGCACAGCCGCACCTTGTGCTGCAAAGGGTTGTCAACATTTTGATGGACAAGATTGTGGTCTAGCTATGCGAGTTGTGGAAAAGTTACCTGCAATAGCAAAGGATTTACCACCTTGTTCCATCCGCCGAGATTGTCGGTGGTGGAAACAAGAAGGTAAAGCAGCTTGTATGCGTTGTTCCCAAGTTATTACAGATAACTATAATGCTTCTGAACTAGCCATTGAAGTAGCAACACCAACTGCTCATTAA
- a CDS encoding Nif11-like leader peptide family natural product precursor, translating into MSLENVRAFYERLASDEAFRVQIQGVESKDVGRELLQNSGFDFTQSEFEEYTEQLLAKSASNDDLKDLNEQELEAVFGGAIPVIFPGGLPILMYGVVITSIRWLF; encoded by the coding sequence ATGTCCTTAGAAAATGTCAGAGCTTTCTACGAAAGGCTAGCATCTGATGAAGCTTTCCGTGTTCAAATTCAGGGTGTTGAAAGCAAAGATGTTGGTAGAGAACTTTTGCAAAATTCTGGGTTTGATTTTACCCAGTCAGAATTTGAAGAATATACAGAGCAATTGTTAGCAAAAAGTGCCTCTAATGATGATTTAAAAGACCTCAACGAGCAAGAGCTAGAAGCTGTTTTTGGGGGAGCGATACCTGTGATTTTTCCTGGTGGTTTACCCATCCTCATGTACGGAGTTGTGATCACATCAATTCGTTGGTTGTTCTAA
- a CDS encoding Nif11-like leader peptide family natural product precursor codes for MSLENVRAFYERLVSDDTFRTQMQGVESKDECSQVVKSAGYDFTQEEFEEYTTKLLESNAPDQDLTDLSEQELEAVFGGILGKPIIQPLYGVVVWPPIKWPPIYPQPLYGVVTTDGV; via the coding sequence ATGTCTTTAGAAAACGTTAGAGCCTTCTATGAAAGGTTAGTTAGTGATGATACTTTTCGTACCCAAATGCAAGGGGTTGAAAGTAAAGACGAATGTAGCCAAGTTGTCAAAAGCGCTGGTTACGATTTTACTCAAGAAGAGTTTGAAGAATATACAACTAAATTATTAGAATCAAATGCTCCCGATCAAGACCTCACAGATTTAAGTGAGCAAGAACTAGAAGCCGTCTTTGGTGGGATATTAGGCAAGCCCATAATACAGCCTTTATATGGAGTAGTTGTGTGGCCTCCGATTAAATGGCCGCCTATTTATCCGCAGCCTTTGTATGGAGTTGTCACCACCGATGGCGTTTAA
- a CDS encoding nif11-class peptide radical SAM maturase 3: MTYRRISYAVWEITLKCNLACQHCGSRAGHTRAKELSTEEALDLVKQMADVGITEVTLIGGEAFLRPDWLEIAQAVTQAGMLCGMTTGGYGITLETARRMKEAGIQVVSVSVDGLEATHDRIRGRQGAWQWAFKTMNNLKQAGIPFGCNTQINRLSAPEFPLIYEYLRDAGIFAWQIQLTVPMGNAADNNEILLQPYELLDVYPMIARVAQRAKQEGVKVQPGNNIGYYGPYERFLRGGDAWSFWQGCSAGLSALGIEADGAIKGCPSLPTTAYTGGNIRDRSLRSIIEETEELRFNIGAGTPKGTEHLWGFCKTCEFAELCRGGCSWTAHVFFDKRGNNPYCHHRALTQEKQGIRERVFLQRQADGNPFDNGEFALIEEPINTPWPENDPLHFTADRIQWPESWQAEAIPPSLVVLS, encoded by the coding sequence GTGACTTATCGCAGAATTAGTTATGCGGTTTGGGAAATTACTTTGAAGTGCAATCTTGCATGTCAACACTGTGGTTCTCGTGCTGGACATACAAGGGCAAAAGAACTTTCTACGGAAGAAGCCCTTGATTTGGTTAAGCAGATGGCAGATGTTGGGATTACAGAAGTAACTTTGATTGGTGGAGAAGCTTTTCTGCGTCCTGACTGGCTGGAAATAGCCCAAGCAGTTACCCAAGCAGGGATGCTTTGTGGTATGACCACTGGAGGTTATGGCATTACTTTAGAAACAGCACGCCGCATGAAAGAGGCAGGAATTCAAGTAGTTTCTGTCTCTGTTGACGGTTTAGAAGCAACTCACGATCGCATTCGTGGTAGACAAGGTGCTTGGCAATGGGCATTTAAAACCATGAACAACCTTAAGCAAGCAGGTATTCCCTTTGGTTGCAATACCCAAATTAATCGCCTATCTGCACCAGAATTTCCCCTGATTTATGAATATCTGCGCGATGCGGGAATATTTGCTTGGCAAATTCAATTAACTGTACCAATGGGGAATGCAGCCGATAATAACGAGATTTTATTGCAACCCTATGAATTACTAGATGTATACCCGATGATTGCCCGTGTTGCTCAACGAGCCAAGCAAGAAGGTGTCAAAGTTCAGCCAGGAAATAATATCGGCTACTATGGCCCCTATGAGCGATTTTTACGGGGTGGCGATGCTTGGTCTTTTTGGCAAGGTTGCAGTGCTGGTTTGTCGGCTTTAGGTATTGAAGCCGATGGCGCAATTAAAGGTTGCCCTTCACTGCCAACTACAGCTTACACTGGGGGAAATATCCGCGATCGCTCTTTACGCAGCATCATAGAAGAAACCGAAGAACTGCGGTTTAATATCGGCGCTGGTACTCCCAAGGGTACAGAACATTTATGGGGTTTTTGCAAAACTTGTGAATTTGCTGAACTCTGTCGAGGTGGTTGCAGTTGGACTGCACATGTATTTTTTGACAAGCGAGGTAACAATCCCTATTGTCATCATCGTGCCCTGACTCAAGAAAAACAAGGCATCCGCGAGAGAGTATTTCTGCAACGCCAAGCAGACGGAAATCCTTTTGATAATGGAGAATTTGCTTTGATTGAGGAACCGATTAATACTCCTTGGCCAGAAAACGATCCGCTTCACTTTACTGCTGACCGTATTCAATGGCCAGAAAGTTGGCAAGCAGAAGCAATACCACCATCTTTAGTTGTTTTGAGTTAA